The following coding sequences lie in one Chelmon rostratus isolate fCheRos1 chromosome 2, fCheRos1.pri, whole genome shotgun sequence genomic window:
- the necab3 gene encoding N-terminal EF-hand calcium-binding protein 1 produces MLACTEMITMCLQSAKQKHLRAQQQQRPPHTAGQGLTIFHDIFRRADKNDDGKLSFEEFNAYFADGILTTEELQELFYSIDGRQNNNLDTDKLSDYFSQHLGEYLSVLSALESLNIAILKAMDKTKEEYQGSSVLGQFVTRFMLRETSSQLLSLQRSLQCAMDAVEEQSSPAPREVKAPELTAVQRNGRRCGRRVHNNLCMSPSDPCSGILTTGVSMEDGENWCSQINRLQLLLDKLECQGPKLEPLKEDTLAGTYKSNILLVQRQMSVTEDNLDNFRKVLKGYIDATSAHSDNLHVSVQKLPGKSCYIMYEFWQDRISWMSYLQSNGSKDFQRCVIDMLQDAEVVSTMLLPASWWIMTNN; encoded by the exons ATGCTGGCCTGCACGGAGATGATCACTATGTGCCTGCAGTCGGCCAAGCAGAAGCACCTTCGGGCTCAGCAGCAACAGCGGCCGCCGCACACCGCCGGACAGGGGCTCACCATCTTCCATGAC attttccgCCGAGCAGACAAAAACG aTGATGGCAAACTGTCATTTGAAGAGTTCAATGCTTACTTTGCGGATGGAATCCTGACtactgaggagctgcaggagctttTCTACTCCATAGATGGCCGACAAAATAA CAATCTGGACACTGACAAGCTATCAG ATTATTTTTCTCAACACCTGGGGGAGTATCTCAGCGTGCTTTCAGCTCTGGAGAGCCTGAACATCGCTATTTTAAAGGCAATGGATAAAACTAAAGAG GAGTACCAGGGTTCCAGTGTGCTGGGCCAGTTTGTCACCAGATTCATGCTAAGAGAGACGTCCAGTCAGCTGCTGTCTCTACAGAGGTCACTGCAGTGTGCCATGGACGCTGTGGAAGAGCAGAGCAGCCCTGCACC GAGAGAGGTAAAGGCACCAGAGCTGACAGCAGTACAGAGGAATGGCAGGCGGTGTGGTCGCAGGGTCCATAATAACCTGTGCATGTCCCCATCAGATCCCTGCTCTGGCATCCTGACCACAG GTGTGAGCATGGAAGACGGAGAGAACTGGTGCTCTCAAATCAAcaggctgcagctcctgctggaTAAACTGGAGTGTCAG GGTCCCAAGTTGGAGCCACTGAAAGAGGACACGCTGGCCGGCACGTACAAGTCT AACATCCTGCTGGTGCAGAGGCAGATGTCGGTGACTGAAGACAATCTGGACAACTTCCGGAAAGTTCTGAAGGGCTACATCGACGCCACCTCAGCCCACTCTGACAACCTGCA tgtgtccGTTCAGAAGCTCCCGGGAAAGTCGTGTTACATAATGTATGAGTTCTGGCAAGACCGCATCTCCTGGATGAG CTACCTGCAGTCCAACGGCAGTAAAGATTTCCAGCGCTGCGTCATTGACATGCTGCAGGATGCTGAAGTAGTTTCCACTATGTTGCTCCCAG CTTCCTGGTGGATCATGACTAACAACTAA